A single window of Methanoregula sp. DNA harbors:
- a CDS encoding toll/interleukin-1 receptor domain-containing protein produces the protein MKFLLLAFPQTVILILTIKIKGFVLYPKDEPAIQNKATFSPDKGVKPLSSTGHHDVFISHAQADKPVADAVCARLEAANIRCWIAPRDVPPGKDFPEAIIEGIEGSRVMVLIFSSHSNNSKHVIRELTSAVNKGLVIVPFRIEDIIPSKSMEYLINIPHWLDALTPPLEQHLETLTDRIVHILQDIPLPEK, from the coding sequence ATGAAATTCCTCCTGCTCGCGTTCCCGCAAACAGTGATCCTGATCCTTACAATAAAAATCAAGGGTTTTGTCCTGTATCCAAAGGATGAGCCTGCTATACAAAACAAAGCTACCTTTTCCCCAGATAAAGGTGTAAAACCGTTATCCTCAACCGGCCATCACGACGTCTTCATCAGCCATGCACAGGCAGACAAACCTGTAGCAGATGCCGTATGTGCCCGGCTTGAAGCTGCCAACATCCGCTGCTGGATTGCACCCCGTGACGTTCCACCCGGCAAGGATTTCCCGGAAGCCATCATTGAGGGCATAGAAGGGAGCCGGGTGATGGTTCTCATCTTCTCGTCCCATTCCAATAACTCAAAACATGTCATCCGCGAACTTACGAGTGCAGTCAACAAGGGGCTCGTCATCGTCCCGTTCCGGATTGAGGATATCATTCCTTCAAAGTCCATGGAGTACCTCATCAACATTCCTCACTGGCTTGACGCACTGACTCCCCCGCTGGAACAACATCTCGAAACTCTTACGGATCGGATTGTACACATTTTACAGGATATTCCATTGCCTGAGAAATAG